The Psychrobacillus sp. FSL K6-2836 nucleotide sequence TGTAAACTAATAGTTTCTTCCATATTTACTTGTTTCCCCTTCACTTACCAATTGGTTTGTATACTAATTGTTTCCATTATAGCATAAATACTACCTATTACATTACAAATTCTCACAATTTTCGAGGGAATATATATATTTTCGACTATTTTATGAAAATGATATTCTACTCAATATGTGGTACTATTTTAGTATGAAAAAACTAATTTTTTTACTTTTACTCATGACTATTTTGTTTTTCTCTTCTAGTCAAACATACGAGCAACAGTCTCTAATACCTTTATTTGAGGACTTTCTAGCTGCGAAACCTTTAGAAGCTCAGCTAAAAAAATTGGAAATACCTTATTGGGGTCGTACAATCTCCGTGGAGGAACGAGGCTATTATCATTTTGTCGAGTTCATTATTCGAAAAAGCGCCCATTTCTTTTTATTTGGTTTAGCAGCATTAGGCTTTTACGCTATCTTGCCTAAGATCAGATATCGTTTTTTGTTAGCAATGCTGTCCACACTTGTATTGGCGATTGCCGATGAATACCACCAACAGCTGACAGGAGGTCGAACTCCCTCTTGGCAGGATATATTTCTAGATATGTGTGGTGCTTTAACGTTTTTAAGTGTTTACATATGTATAAAAGGAATGAGACAAAAAATCCGATAGGCCCCAAATGGGTCCTATCGGATTTTTTGATTGATTTTCGCTCTAGGCGGACGCTTTCCGTGGGGGGAGCGATAAGCCATCACCGTCGCTATCGCGTCGTTTGTGATGTCTTATCTGCCTCCCTCATCCCACTGAAGTCGCCGCCTGCCGCTACAATTAACGAAGTGATAAATATTTGGAATGATTCACTTAATCTTTAAGACAGGATGTTGCGAACTTAGACTGACTTCCAAAGTATAAGAACTTGCGCTTTTCTTATCTTCCAAGTGCTTTACTAAGAATACTATCTCTTCTTGCTTTTTTGGTAGCTTCGTATTCATCTTTGAAGCTTTTTGCATAGGACTTGTCAAAGCCATTTGCCTCTAAGTCTTTTTCCACTGCTGCGAGAACTCCATTAAAAATGGTATCCGTATTTGCTTCTAAGCCTTCTGCTGCTGCCATGTATTTGTTATAAAAGTAACCGAAATCGATTCCTTCACCATTTGCTTTTTTATTTGTGTACTCTGTTTTGGCCCGACCAATTAATGCGTTTATTTTTGCATCTGCTTGACCTTCAAGTGCGGTAAAAGCAGGAATATACTTTTCTTTTATAGATCCAACCGTTGGCTCTGTTTGAGAACTGCCGGATGAAACTGGTGGAGTTGTCGAACCAGCTGATCCTTCAGTAGTTGAAGTATCATTGGAATCTGTAGAGCTTCCTTGGCCTGAAGTTGCTATTTGTTCAGATGATCCACCGTCAGTAGTTGAAGTGCTCTCATTGGAAGCAGTTTGCGTTGAAGAATAGTCCTCTACCACATTTCCATCTTTGTCCATAGTGATCTTGCTACCATCTGGTAATTCCAAAACATATGGATCTTCCACAATCTCCGAAACCTCATCGTCTGCTACATCGTATGTTTTAAATTTGAATTCATATAGTAAGTAACCTACAGCTCCTAGGATAATAACTAAAGATACCAATAGGAAGATTTTCAGTTTTTTTCTCTTTTTCTTCATGGAATTCTCCTTTTGTTGAAAATAGTATATTATCTATAGTTTAGCATGAGATTAGGTAGTTCGTATAGAAAATTGTGGGAATTTGGCGGATATAGAAAAATACTAGCGCTTGAGCAAGAATAATATATATTTTAGAACGCAAAAAGAACAACCATCCTTTATAGGAATGGTTGTTCTGTATAATCGATCAAGTCTATTAATTAAATGTAAATGAATATTGTTTTGATGCACCACCATCTTTTAATGTCCCAGTGATTACGAAAGAGATATTAAAGGTTGAAAGTGTCGATAATTTTGAAGTTCCATCTACAGTGAAGTTCATACCAGTTATACCTAATTCATCAGCTTTTTCAACTAATGCAGCATTAAGTTTAGCTAGAGTTTTAGTATATGCAGTATCAAAATCATAGTTATTACTGTCAATTGGTTCTGACAACAGCTCTTTCCCATTGAAATTGACAGAAACATTTGTAATTAGTGCATCTGATTTAAAAGTATTATAAATTGTTGATAAAGAAGAAGAATAGAAAGTATCAAGCGTTGCAGTTCGATCTATAATATTTACACTAATTACCCCACTAGATTTGTTAAGTGAAGCACTTATTTTGTCATCAGAAGATGCTGTTAATTGATCTTGAATTTTATTATTCAATATGTCAGTAGGAGTTAAAACATTTCCGCCATCACCATTTCCACCGCCGCTGTTTCCGCCACCGGAACCACCGCCGCCTGCTGCTGGAGGTGTTACTGGTGCTGCGTCAGGGTTTGCTACTCCACCAATTTTTTCAATTTGACCTTTTATTGCATTAAAGTTACTAATTACATCAGAAGCAGTTTTTCCTACTGGTAATACTAGATTCTCGATAGCCAAGCTAGTGCCTAGTGATAATTTTAAATCTGCCTTTACTAGTGTGATTGACTCGATTTTAGCAGTACCATTTAATGCAAAGTTTAATGAATTTACTAAGAAATCTTTAGTTGCTGCATTTAGTGTTACTTCACTTGCACCAGTTCCAGCAGTTACACGTGGAATAGTGATATTTTTGTCCGCTGTTACTGTAGCGTTTGAATCTACATTAATAGAAGTTACGGAACTAGTACCTGTTAAGTTTAGTGATGCATTTAGTTTGTTTAAAACAACTGTAGACAGTGTTGAATTGGCGAAACTAATTTTTGCAGCCACTGGTAATGCTGCTGCAGATACACCTGTAGTTTTATTGGAAAGTTCTGTGTTCCCTTTAACTACAATTTTTTCTGCTAGAAAGCTAGTTTCTACACCTTTACCAATTGCTAAGTCGCCATTGATCGTAAGGTTTTTAACTGTTACGTAGTCCCCGTTTACTTTTACATTACCTGC carries:
- a CDS encoding VanZ family protein; the encoded protein is MKKLIFLLLLMTILFFSSSQTYEQQSLIPLFEDFLAAKPLEAQLKKLEIPYWGRTISVEERGYYHFVEFIIRKSAHFFLFGLAALGFYAILPKIRYRFLLAMLSTLVLAIADEYHQQLTGGRTPSWQDIFLDMCGALTFLSVYICIKGMRQKIR
- a CDS encoding S-layer homology domain-containing protein, which encodes MKNNKKAYQKLFKAALATSVAAGAVVTVAPFNTEAAGFSDLNSTHVHYSSVIDLTDRGVLKGFKDGTFKPEASVTRGQAAKIIALTLDLDTKNVVNPNFKDIKTDNEYYGPIAALVAKGIVTGKEDGTYAPGEKLTRSQMAKIITLAFGFEEGKLTDTKFKDVKATDWYNGYLQTLLDNEITTGTTATTFSPYANVKRGQMASFVVRAEAAAKPVTVISVSDNSVETSTGTYTIAEDLKKVFNATNAAALKNANIKFTEKDGQIVAVKSLEITADGTASANIVLDGASSSVAGNVKVNGDYVTVKNLTINGDLAIGKGVETSFLAEKIVVKGNTELSNKTTGVSAAALPVAAKISFANSTLSTVVLNKLNASLNLTGTSSVTSINVDSNATVTADKNITIPRVTAGTGASEVTLNAATKDFLVNSLNFALNGTAKIESITLVKADLKLSLGTSLAIENLVLPVGKTASDVISNFNAIKGQIEKIGGVANPDAAPVTPPAAGGGGSGGGNSGGGNGDGGNVLTPTDILNNKIQDQLTASSDDKISASLNKSSGVISVNIIDRTATLDTFYSSSLSTIYNTFKSDALITNVSVNFNGKELLSEPIDSNNYDFDTAYTKTLAKLNAALVEKADELGITGMNFTVDGTSKLSTLSTFNISFVITGTLKDGGASKQYSFTFN